One Alkalispirochaeta americana genomic window, AAATCCAGATTGAACCCGACCACGAGCAAGGCACCAACCAGAGCAGGAGCCAGCGAGACGATCGCCGTTTTCCATCCAATGCTGATAGTACGTCCCCGGGCGGTAACAGGAAACCAGTCTGCTGAACGCTCAAGCCGGTTGCTTATGGCAATACCCAAGGGCAAAACGACCAAAGCGATCAGACCTGCCCCCACAAGAACCCCGCCTACAAGAATATGGGGATCATCAGGAAAAAATATCCCTGTGAGAAGAGCAGGCCCTGCAACAATATTCACTGCGCTTGAGGCAGTAAAGAGAGGAAGAACCCCTCTGAGTGCCCGCACCACGACCAGGCAACTCTCCGGGTCATGACTGCCCCGGTGGTCTTCGATCCGCCTCCGGACACGTTCTACGCCCAGAAAAGCCACAACAAAACAGAGCATACTTATCAGGGGTGTCACCGGGTGCAGGACCATTCGATACACCGTAACGGGATCAAGAAGTCCCGAGGCAAAGCGCAGGAGTAACCATATCGGTGGCGGCAAAAGAAAACCCGCCACCACTAATCCACGAACCCCCGGGCAGCCCGGCTTTTTTTTATTCTCTCTCATCTGTTATGGTGTCCCGCTTTCTGATGAACGGGCCGCACCGGGCGGCCCTTGATATTACGGAATAATAATACATCACCTTAGAGATCGTCTGCAAAGACACCCCTGGACTTCATCTGATCGAAGGTTTCGGGATCGTAGCCCAGAACGTCGCAGACAACATCCCGGTTATGCTCTCCCAGTATGGGCGCAGGCCCCTTGATATCGGTTTCGGCTTCCGAATATTTGATGGGACAGTTGTTGATTCGGACCTCTCCCAGAAAGGGCTGCTCAATACGGGGAGCCATGTTCCAGAACCGGGTCTGCTCTGACTCAATGACATCCTTCACGGTGCAGAGCTTTCCCCGGGGCAAACCTGCGGCATCCATCATCTCTGCGATCTCATCGGTGGTATGGCGGGATGTCCACTCCTCAATTATTTCATCGATCCTGTCCATGTTTTCAAGCCGTTCGAGACCCGTCGAGAGCCCCTCGGCCTTCTCCAGATCGGGACGCCCCATGATTGTAACCAGCTTTTTCCAGAGGAAATTGTTTATGGCGATGATGTTAATGTAGCCGTCCCTGGTCTTGTACAGGTTATGAGGACTAGCCGAAGGGTGTCGGCTCCCTACGGTTCCTGCAATTACCCCCTCCATATCGTACCCCGGGATAGCATCCTCCAGCACCGTGACTCCGCTGTTATAGAGACTGATGTCCACGTGCTGCCCCTGACCGGTTCTTTCCCGATAATGAAGCGCTCCCAGGATCCCTATGACCAGATCCCGTCCCGAAAGGTAGTCCAGAACAGAGAACCCCACGCGGTGAGGCTTCTCTCCCCAGGGCCCGTTCTGCGCGGCAATACCACACTCCGACTGGACGCAGATGTCGTAAGCCCCCCTCTGTGCCCAGGGGCCTTTCTGGCCATAGCCGGAAATCTCCCCGTAAATGATTCCGGGCTTCAGATTTCTGATAGTCTCGTAGTCGATCCCGAACTTCGCCAGCGTGCCGGGCTTGAAATTTGCGATCACCACATCGGCCCACTCCAGAATGAGCTTACGGGCGATCTCCTGTCCCTCTTCCGTCCTGAGATCCAGGGCCATGGACTTCTCACCGCAGTTCAGGGCAGTGAAAATACCACTTTGGAGCTTCCCCCGGTTATCCTTCTTCACCGGTCTGATCATCCGCATGGTGTCACCCTGATGGGGCTCTATCTTTATAACCTCGGCCCCCAAGTCGCAGAGCATCCGGGCAGCACTCGGCGCCGATATAACCAAACCGAAACTGACAACTCTCAGTCCTTCCAGAACTCGTTTCATTGCTATTCTCCTTCATGTGATATTCGTTTATATATATTTTTTTACCTTTTTAACAAACATTCCTCCCCTTCTTTCTTCCTTCGCCCCCTCCTCCTTCCGGATTTCCTCTCATGAAACCCCGCTATATTGATAATTAATTATTGACACCCCACTATAGCACGACTATAATCGGTCTTACCAGTTCACTAGGTTAACAAAATTGCCCAGTGCGTTCAACGGAATCTTTCCTGAATGAAGCTGGATAACACCTCAGTTGGTGAAGGACAAAAGAATGTACAGCCTGGGAATCGACATAGGATCGACCACGTCTAAAGGAGCCATTCTTGAGGATGGTCGGCGAATAGTTTCCACATCTCTCAGGAAAGCGGGCATCGGAACGGATGGCCCCAGGGAAGTGGTGCAGGACCTCCTGAGAGCGAGTGATCTGGACGAGGGACAGATTGGTGTCACCGTCGCAACAGGGTACGGACGCACCCTGTACCCCGGAGCTCATTACCGGGTGAGCGAGCTGACCTGCCACGCCCTGGGAGCTCATTTCATCTTCCCGGGAATTCGAACGCTTATCGATATCGGAGGGCAGGACGCAAAAGCGATCTCCCTGGATGGATCGGGTCGAATGAGCAATTTTCAGATGAACGACAAATGCGCCGCAGGAACAGGCCGTTTCCTGGACGTTATGGCCGGAATACTTCAGCTTCACGCCGGTGATCTGGCAGGAGAAGCAGCTTTGGCCGAGTCGATCTGCCCCATCTCCAGCACCTGCACTGTTTTTGCAGAATCGGAGGTTATATCGCACCTGGCGCAAGGGGTGAACCGGAAGGATCTGGTTGCGGGAATATGCGAATCCGTAGCCACCCGGACAGGCTCCCTCGCCAAACGTGTCGGGGTTACCCCTCCCCTGGCAATGAGCGGCGGAGTTGCCCTGAATGAGGGAGTCCGCGGCGCTCTTTCCCGATATCTGGAGGTCGAAATTCTCTTCTCTCCCCTGGCTCAGTTTTTTGGCGGCCTCGGCGCAGCCCTGTACGGTTACCAAACATATAACAAGGAGAATTGACCATGGCAGAAGAAGTCAGAAAAAAACCCGCCCCCCCCGATCCTGATTCGGCACGATTCAAGCTCGGGGCAATTATCGAAAAACACTATCGGGAAGTTCACGAAGCAAAAGCCCGGGGAGAAAAAATCGGATGGTGCGCCAGCAACTTTCCCCAGGAGATCTTCCAGACCCTGGGAGTCAAGGTGTGTTATCCCGAGAACCAGGCGGCGGCAATCGCGGCCCGTGGCGCAGGACAGAAACTCTGCGAGATAGCCGAGAGCGAGGGATATTCAAACGATATCTGTGCCTACGCCAGAATCAGTCTGGCCTATACCAGGGTGAAGGATGTACCCGAGCAGAATATGCCTCTGCCCGACTTTCTGCTCTGCTGCAACAACATCTGTAACTGCATGATTAAATGGTACGAAAATCTCGCGGAAGACCTGGATATCCCGCTTATCCTCATCGATATCCCCTTCAATACCGCTTATGAGCCGGGTCCGGACCAGATTGCCTACGTCAGGGCCCAGTTCATGGATGCCATCAGCCAGCTCGAGAGGATCACCGGAACCACCTGGAGCGAGGACCGTTTCAGGCAGGTCATGGAAATATCCAACCGGAGCTCCAGGGCCTGGCTGGAAGCAACAGGCTATACCCGCTACAAACCGAGCCCCCTGAGCGGCTTCGATCTTCTGAACCACATGGCCGTTGCTGTCTGCGCACGGGGAACCGTGGAGGCTGCCGAGGCCTTTGAAACGCTGATAGAGGAATATAAAGAGGCCGTTGAGAAGGGAACCAGCACCTTCCGGGCTGAAGAAAAACATCGTTTCATGTTTGAGGGAATCGCCTGCTGGCCCCATCTGCGAACCACTTTTTCTGCGCTGAAAAACAGGGGGATGAACATGGTAGCCACCATATACGCAGACGCCTTTGGCCAGGTGTATCAGGATCTGGATGGACTGATCCGGGGGTATTGCTCGGTACCAAACGCGGTAAACCTCGAAAAAGCCCGGGACACACGCATCGGGATTGTCAAGAAGACCGGCGCCGAGGGACTTCTGGTTCATACCAACCGCTCCTGCAAACTCTGGAGCGGTTTCATGCAGGAAATGAGCAAGCAGATAGGCGAGAGTTGCGACATTCCGGTGGTCTCCTTCGACGGAGACCAGGCAGATCCCAGAAACTTCTCGGCGGCTCAGTACGAGACCCGCGTTCAGGGGCTCGCAGAACTCATGGAAGTACGGAAGAAGGGGGAATGACACCATGACGAACCAGGAAATACTCTCGGTCTTTGCAGAGGCAGCCGGGAATCCCAAGAAACAACTCCACCATCATCTCAGTCAGGGACGCAAGGTAGTCGCCCTGGCACCGGTCTATGCTCCGGAGGAGCTCATCCATTCCCAGGGATTTGTACCCATGGGTGCCTGGGGAGCAGATCTGGAACTACAGGAGGCAAAGGCATTCTTTCCGGCCTTTATCTGTTCCATAACTCAGTCCATTGTGGAGCTGGGCATCCGGGGTGCTTACGAGGGAATAAGCGCCATGGTCATTCCAACGCTCTGCGATTCCCTGAAAGTCCTGACCCAGAACTGGAAGCACGCGGTTCCCTCCATTCCCCTTATCGTCACCAGTTACCCCCAGAACAGGGGTATTCCCGCGGCACAGGAATATCTGAAATCGGGTCTTGTACAGATTTCGGCAGAGCTGGAAGGGCTGGGGGGCTCGCCCCTTTCGGAAGAGGCCCTCGCGGAATCGATCGATCTTTACAACCGCCACCGGAAAGCCATGAGGGATCTTTCCAGGATTCTGGGAGAACATCCCCGGATCAGCGCCCGAGAAAGAAGCAACATTTTCAAGAGCGCCCACTTTATGAGAAAAGAGGATCATCTGAAGCTGGTTGAGGGACTCATCGAGGGGTTGTCCGGCCAGGAAGCCCAGAGTTTGCCCGACCAGAAGGATGATGGCCCCGCCTCCAGAACCAGAGTGATCACCACCGGAATACTGGCTGATCACCCCCGGTTGCTGACCATTCTGGACGAGGCGGGGTTTCATCTGGTGGCCGATGACCTGGCCCACGAGTCAAGACAGTACCGGACCGATGCTCCCGCCGGGGGCGACCCCCTGAACGCGCTGGTAGAGCGCTTTTGCAATCAGCAGCATTGCTCTGTCCTTTTTGACCCCCGAAAGGGAAGAGCCTCCTACCTGGCCGACCTCGCTACCCGGGAGAACGCTCGGGGCGTGATCTATTTCATGACCAAATTCTGTGACCCCGAAGAGTTTGATCTTGTGCCGGTCAAGAGGAACTGCGATGCAGCGGGGCTTCCCTTTCTCTCCATAGAGGTTGATAGACAGATGTCGAACTTTAGCCAGGCCAGAACGGCTCTGGAAACCTTTAAAGAATTGATAGAACAGAGGAGAATGTAGTTATGATCACCAAGGACAAGTTTCCCGTTGTCATCGGGGTTGCTTTCGTCTGGTTCACCACGCAGTTTGGCGGCGGTTTTGCCTCGGGGGCGCAGCTCAAGGCCTTTTTCCTGAACTATGGAATCTGGTGCCTTATCATGCCCGTGATTGCCCAAGGTATAGGGGCTATCTATCAGTGGTACGCACTCCGCTACGCCCACAACCACCAGGTGTACGATTACCGGAGCTTTAACGACAGTTTTTACGGAAAGTTCGCGCCGGTTTTTTCCAATCTCTACGAGCTTCTGTACTTTGTGCTGCTCTGCGTGGCTCCTTCCGTTGCCTTTGCTACGGGTGGCGCCACGATGACGGCCCTTCTGGGAATCCCCTACTGGATATGTACCGTCATTATCGGAGGGTTCATCTTTATTGTGGCTGTGTTCGGCACAAATATCGTGCGGAAAGTTGCCTCAACTCTCTCGGTCCTGATTATCACGGGACTCCTGTTAATCTTCATCCCAAATATCTTTGCCCAGTGGTCGAATATCAGGGAGAATCTTTCCGTAACCGCCGCAGCATCAGCTCCGATCGGCCCTGCCTTGTGGGCCTGCTTTGTCTACGCCTGTTTTCAGCTGGCCTCGATTGGCCTCATGCCGCAGCACGCAAAGCCCTTCCGGGATCAAAGCGATGCCCGAAAGAGCATGATCTGGGGATTCTGCGTGAACAGCGTCATCGTCATGTTATCCACCCTGGGACTTATGGCTGTTCTGCACCTCCCCGAATACGCCACCTCGGCTGTACCCGTGCTTCTCCTTGTCCAGACGGGGGTTGGCGCACCGATTCTGACGCCGGTCATCAGCACTCTGATCATTCTGGGGGCCGTTTCCACGGCCGTGAACATGATTGCCGGGGTTACAGCCCGGGTATGTAACAAGTTCCAGCCCGGAGAGTTCTCTGCAAGCGAGACCTCGGGACGCCCCACAAAGATGGCAATCCTGACAACCCTGGCCTTTACCTTGCTCGCCCTGGGGATATCCCAGTTTGGTCTGCTGGCGCTGGTTGCAAAGGGATACGGCTACCTGGGATACCTCACCATACCCATCGTCATGATCCCCTACGTGGTGCATATGGTTGTGACAAAGGGTGATACCGTCAGACCCGCACCCATGGCAGTCATGGCAGAGGAACAGGCATGAAGAATCATCAAAGGCCCCTGGAGAATGTGAAGGTCGTCGAACTGGCGACCTTTATCGCAGCTCCTTGCTGTGCTCGCTTCCTCGCCGATATGGGAGCCGAGGTCACCAAAGTGGAATCCTTCGAGGGAGATCCCCTGCGCTACACTGCCGTCAACGAAGGGCGTCCGGCAGGCGAAGAGGAGAACACCAGCTTTGACCTGGAGAACTGCAACAAGATCTCCGTCTCCCTGAACACAAAGAGCCCCGACGGCCGGGAGGCCCTGGAAAAGCTCATTGCCGGGAGCGACATCTTCATAACAAACTGGAGACAGAGCGCCCTGGAACGGGCAGGACTGGACTAC contains:
- a CDS encoding CaiB/BaiF CoA transferase family protein; its protein translation is MKRVLEGLRVVSFGLVISAPSAARMLCDLGAEVIKIEPHQGDTMRMIRPVKKDNRGKLQSGIFTALNCGEKSMALDLRTEEGQEIARKLILEWADVVIANFKPGTLAKFGIDYETIRNLKPGIIYGEISGYGQKGPWAQRGAYDICVQSECGIAAQNGPWGEKPHRVGFSVLDYLSGRDLVIGILGALHYRERTGQGQHVDISLYNSGVTVLEDAIPGYDMEGVIAGTVGSRHPSASPHNLYKTRDGYINIIAINNFLWKKLVTIMGRPDLEKAEGLSTGLERLENMDRIDEIIEEWTSRHTTDEIAEMMDAAGLPRGKLCTVKDVIESEQTRFWNMAPRIEQPFLGEVRINNCPIKYSEAETDIKGPAPILGEHNRDVVCDVLGYDPETFDQMKSRGVFADDL
- a CDS encoding acyl-CoA dehydratase activase, with product MYSLGIDIGSTTSKGAILEDGRRIVSTSLRKAGIGTDGPREVVQDLLRASDLDEGQIGVTVATGYGRTLYPGAHYRVSELTCHALGAHFIFPGIRTLIDIGGQDAKAISLDGSGRMSNFQMNDKCAAGTGRFLDVMAGILQLHAGDLAGEAALAESICPISSTCTVFAESEVISHLAQGVNRKDLVAGICESVATRTGSLAKRVGVTPPLAMSGGVALNEGVRGALSRYLEVEILFSPLAQFFGGLGAALYGYQTYNKEN
- a CDS encoding 2-hydroxyacyl-CoA dehydratase subunit D → MAEEVRKKPAPPDPDSARFKLGAIIEKHYREVHEAKARGEKIGWCASNFPQEIFQTLGVKVCYPENQAAAIAARGAGQKLCEIAESEGYSNDICAYARISLAYTRVKDVPEQNMPLPDFLLCCNNICNCMIKWYENLAEDLDIPLILIDIPFNTAYEPGPDQIAYVRAQFMDAISQLERITGTTWSEDRFRQVMEISNRSSRAWLEATGYTRYKPSPLSGFDLLNHMAVAVCARGTVEAAEAFETLIEEYKEAVEKGTSTFRAEEKHRFMFEGIACWPHLRTTFSALKNRGMNMVATIYADAFGQVYQDLDGLIRGYCSVPNAVNLEKARDTRIGIVKKTGAEGLLVHTNRSCKLWSGFMQEMSKQIGESCDIPVVSFDGDQADPRNFSAAQYETRVQGLAELMEVRKKGE
- a CDS encoding 2-hydroxyacyl-CoA dehydratase subunit D, translated to MTNQEILSVFAEAAGNPKKQLHHHLSQGRKVVALAPVYAPEELIHSQGFVPMGAWGADLELQEAKAFFPAFICSITQSIVELGIRGAYEGISAMVIPTLCDSLKVLTQNWKHAVPSIPLIVTSYPQNRGIPAAQEYLKSGLVQISAELEGLGGSPLSEEALAESIDLYNRHRKAMRDLSRILGEHPRISARERSNIFKSAHFMRKEDHLKLVEGLIEGLSGQEAQSLPDQKDDGPASRTRVITTGILADHPRLLTILDEAGFHLVADDLAHESRQYRTDAPAGGDPLNALVERFCNQQHCSVLFDPRKGRASYLADLATRENARGVIYFMTKFCDPEEFDLVPVKRNCDAAGLPFLSIEVDRQMSNFSQARTALETFKELIEQRRM
- a CDS encoding YkvI family membrane protein encodes the protein MITKDKFPVVIGVAFVWFTTQFGGGFASGAQLKAFFLNYGIWCLIMPVIAQGIGAIYQWYALRYAHNHQVYDYRSFNDSFYGKFAPVFSNLYELLYFVLLCVAPSVAFATGGATMTALLGIPYWICTVIIGGFIFIVAVFGTNIVRKVASTLSVLIITGLLLIFIPNIFAQWSNIRENLSVTAAASAPIGPALWACFVYACFQLASIGLMPQHAKPFRDQSDARKSMIWGFCVNSVIVMLSTLGLMAVLHLPEYATSAVPVLLLVQTGVGAPILTPVISTLIILGAVSTAVNMIAGVTARVCNKFQPGEFSASETSGRPTKMAILTTLAFTLLALGISQFGLLALVAKGYGYLGYLTIPIVMIPYVVHMVVTKGDTVRPAPMAVMAEEQA